The following are encoded in a window of Maridesulfovibrio bastinii DSM 16055 genomic DNA:
- a CDS encoding DUF6785 family protein, giving the protein MHGKIRLRSIVLGIFFGLLICALTPYNNTFLGATPLAGGHFPLAPFFILAWMTTISALHHHIFRTHPLMTGLELLCMWVLSVIVSGIAYTGLARTFFINLTAPVRYATVGNRWNEILEPLIPSGLRPTDTKAIESLYNGIHGGSSMPTGELLGKIPWSAWLTPLISWGIFILLCYFIMICITNLFSRQWIENERINFPLLQLPRFMEQSLDQNLFGSFLKNKFFITGMLFCICLHTLNGLHFYIPSVPEMPTLYLAGKYFAKTGLFSGFYKLKIYFYPAFIGFAFLAARQISFSFWFFFLLSGLFYGILEISGLNIPASALGVTFGPTITRPEETQMIGAYFVFFLFIIWLSRQHLLEVIKESLLIKNPTTGVAEWMSLRFSFWGMIIGWALLTLWCVHFGIPILIALITLAAFFIFTIVASKIITQGGLGYFTLTAAPIDGVTALFGTKIFGGVGILIAAMCQKILFVDLRESLMPSLVHSSKITEWVRNKKLFFTGIGIVLLLSVFVSFAAMLIVCYKYGIRELSLDWATRTTLSVYDSVVRTIQEPRGPNNWVVTFSILGACIMVGLVAAYNRLPWWPLHPIGYLTAYSSAMRILWFSFFLGWLCNQLTMRYGGVGLYKKIRFLFFGFIMGDFLMGGAWAIYGIWAGQSYQVLPG; this is encoded by the coding sequence ATGCATGGAAAAATAAGATTAAGGTCCATTGTACTGGGAATATTTTTCGGACTTTTAATATGTGCTTTAACACCTTACAATAATACATTTCTTGGTGCCACACCGCTGGCAGGAGGACATTTTCCTCTTGCCCCCTTCTTCATTCTGGCCTGGATGACAACTATATCAGCACTCCACCACCATATATTTAGAACACACCCTCTTATGACAGGTCTTGAGCTTCTATGTATGTGGGTGCTTTCGGTAATAGTTTCGGGAATAGCCTACACAGGGCTGGCCAGAACCTTTTTCATAAACCTTACCGCGCCGGTCAGATATGCAACTGTAGGAAACAGATGGAATGAAATCCTTGAACCTTTAATTCCCTCAGGCCTGCGACCCACCGATACAAAAGCTATTGAAAGCCTTTATAACGGAATCCACGGAGGTTCTTCCATGCCGACAGGAGAACTGCTGGGCAAAATCCCGTGGTCGGCATGGCTTACTCCCTTGATAAGCTGGGGCATTTTTATACTGCTATGCTATTTTATAATGATCTGCATAACCAACCTCTTCAGCAGGCAATGGATTGAAAATGAAAGAATAAACTTTCCGCTGCTCCAGCTGCCACGCTTTATGGAACAGTCCCTTGATCAGAACCTCTTCGGATCATTTTTAAAAAACAAATTTTTTATAACCGGAATGCTTTTTTGCATCTGCCTGCATACATTAAACGGTCTGCATTTTTACATACCTTCAGTTCCTGAAATGCCAACTCTTTATCTTGCTGGAAAATATTTTGCAAAAACAGGTTTATTTTCAGGATTTTACAAATTAAAAATATACTTTTATCCTGCATTTATAGGCTTTGCTTTTCTTGCAGCAAGACAGATTTCATTCAGTTTCTGGTTCTTCTTTTTGCTGAGCGGACTGTTCTACGGAATTCTGGAAATATCTGGTCTCAACATACCGGCTTCAGCCCTTGGTGTTACTTTCGGACCTACTATTACAAGACCGGAAGAAACCCAGATGATAGGAGCCTATTTTGTTTTTTTCCTTTTTATTATCTGGCTTTCCAGACAACATCTTCTTGAAGTAATTAAAGAATCATTGTTGATTAAAAATCCCACAACCGGGGTCGCAGAATGGATGTCACTGCGATTTTCATTCTGGGGAATGATTATAGGCTGGGCTCTACTCACCTTATGGTGTGTACACTTCGGTATCCCCATTTTAATCGCTCTGATAACTCTAGCTGCTTTTTTTATTTTTACGATTGTTGCATCAAAAATCATAACTCAGGGAGGACTTGGCTACTTCACCCTGACCGCTGCTCCAATAGATGGAGTTACAGCTCTATTCGGCACAAAAATTTTCGGAGGAGTAGGCATTCTCATCGCGGCCATGTGTCAAAAAATTCTTTTTGTCGACCTCAGAGAATCATTAATGCCATCCCTTGTGCACAGCTCTAAAATTACAGAATGGGTCCGCAACAAAAAACTATTTTTTACCGGAATTGGTATTGTTCTGCTTCTCAGCGTTTTCGTTTCCTTCGCGGCAATGCTTATTGTCTGCTATAAATACGGAATACGCGAACTGTCACTGGACTGGGCAACACGCACAACTTTATCCGTTTATGACAGTGTAGTTAGAACAATTCAGGAACCGCGCGGACCGAATAACTGGGTTGTAACTTTCTCCATACTTGGCGCCTGCATAATGGTAGGACTTGTTGCAGCATACAACAGGCTCCCATGGTGGCCTCTGCATCCCATCGGATACCTTACAGCATACAGCTCGGCCATGCGCATTCTCTGGTTCAGCTTCTTTCTCGGATGGCTCTGCAATCAGCTGACAATGAGATACGGCGGAGTTGGACTCTACAAAAAAATACGTTTCCTGTTCTTCGGATTCATAATGGGTGATTTCCTTATGGGAGGAGCCTGGGCGATCTACGGAATTTGGGCCGGACAAAGTTATCAGGTTCTTCCGGGATAA
- a CDS encoding peptide transporter, whose product MYEDKELQEYRDLLKTPKKFEEGFDWKTIVGAVFIGFLMMPGSMYLQLVIGQGIGPAARWVTIILFAEIAKRSYTELKQQEIFLLYYMAGAALASPFSGLLWQQYIVQSDAARMLGLTEFIPSWVAPQPGSESLIQRTFFHRDWLIPILLLIGAQIIQRIDHFGLGYALYRITSDVEKLPFPMAPVGALGTMALAESTEEKKASWKWRVFSIGGVIGLAFGAVYVLLPAVSGLLFTEPIRLIPIPWVELTPYTEKALPAVATGIQLDLGLLFVGMVLPFWAVIGGLIGVIITFVSNPVLYSHGILHRWHPGMETVETVFANNFDFYMSFSIGLGLAIGLVGIWYVIKSFRGEHAKNRESWSKLFQPPPGRGDINFWVSIGIYVFSTLAYVGICLFLVPNFPWLFFILYGFIYTPIISYITARMEGIAGQFVSLPLVREASFIAGAKFFGYHGIEIWYAPIPIHNYGEATVHFREIELTGTSIRGIIKAEIVVFPVVMISSLLFSQFIWQLAPIPSSSYPYAQELWHLQALNTLLMQTSTLEGNSLFFQALSAPIIFSGIGLGLLLYAVLNVLGLPVLLVYGVVRGLGQSTPHGFILEVTGALLGRFFFQKKYGKMWRQYAPVLLAGFSCGMGLTGMFAMGCTLILKSLGKLAY is encoded by the coding sequence ATGTACGAAGATAAAGAGCTGCAAGAATATAGGGATTTACTGAAGACTCCCAAAAAATTCGAAGAAGGTTTTGACTGGAAAACTATAGTCGGAGCTGTATTCATCGGATTTCTGATGATGCCCGGGAGCATGTACCTGCAACTGGTAATCGGTCAGGGTATTGGACCGGCCGCACGCTGGGTAACTATCATCCTTTTTGCTGAAATAGCTAAAAGATCATACACCGAGTTAAAACAGCAGGAAATTTTCCTATTATATTATATGGCCGGAGCAGCCCTTGCGTCTCCATTTTCAGGGCTTTTGTGGCAACAATACATAGTTCAATCCGATGCAGCCAGAATGCTCGGGCTCACGGAATTTATTCCTTCATGGGTTGCCCCTCAACCCGGTTCCGAGTCTCTCATTCAGAGAACCTTTTTTCATCGGGACTGGCTTATTCCAATACTGCTCCTCATCGGGGCTCAAATTATTCAACGTATTGACCATTTCGGACTGGGATACGCTCTTTACCGCATTACCTCGGATGTTGAAAAACTGCCCTTTCCCATGGCTCCTGTTGGTGCATTGGGAACTATGGCTCTTGCCGAATCCACCGAAGAAAAGAAAGCCAGCTGGAAATGGCGGGTATTTTCCATAGGAGGTGTCATAGGTCTCGCTTTCGGGGCGGTATACGTTCTACTACCCGCGGTTTCAGGATTACTTTTTACAGAACCGATAAGACTTATCCCCATACCTTGGGTTGAGCTTACGCCGTATACTGAAAAAGCTTTACCGGCAGTCGCAACCGGTATCCAGCTTGATCTGGGATTGCTTTTTGTAGGAATGGTACTCCCCTTCTGGGCCGTTATAGGCGGGCTTATTGGAGTCATTATCACTTTTGTTTCCAACCCTGTCCTCTACAGTCATGGAATTCTGCACAGATGGCATCCGGGCATGGAAACAGTTGAAACTGTTTTTGCCAATAATTTTGATTTCTATATGAGTTTCAGCATAGGGCTGGGCCTTGCAATAGGTCTTGTGGGAATATGGTATGTTATAAAATCTTTTCGCGGTGAACATGCCAAGAACAGAGAGTCCTGGAGCAAACTGTTTCAGCCGCCGCCGGGCAGAGGTGATATAAATTTCTGGGTTTCGATAGGAATTTATGTTTTCTCTACTCTAGCATACGTCGGTATATGCCTTTTTCTGGTACCCAATTTTCCGTGGCTGTTCTTTATTCTTTACGGTTTCATATATACTCCGATCATTTCATATATTACCGCAAGGATGGAAGGTATCGCCGGACAGTTTGTCAGCCTTCCGCTTGTAAGAGAAGCCAGCTTTATAGCAGGGGCAAAATTTTTCGGATATCACGGCATAGAAATCTGGTATGCTCCCATACCAATTCACAACTACGGTGAAGCAACTGTCCATTTCCGAGAAATTGAATTAACCGGAACATCAATCAGAGGTATTATCAAAGCTGAGATCGTAGTTTTCCCGGTCGTTATGATCTCCAGTCTGCTTTTTTCGCAATTTATATGGCAACTGGCTCCTATACCGTCTTCCAGTTATCCATACGCTCAGGAATTATGGCACCTTCAGGCTCTTAATACTCTGCTTATGCAGACCTCGACACTTGAGGGAAACTCACTATTTTTCCAAGCATTAAGCGCACCTATAATTTTTTCAGGCATAGGACTCGGGCTGCTGCTTTATGCGGTGCTAAACGTCCTTGGTCTCCCGGTACTTCTTGTTTATGGCGTAGTCCGTGGTCTGGGTCAGAGCACTCCGCATGGTTTTATTCTTGAAGTAACCGGAGCCTTACTGGGAAGGTTCTTTTTCCAAAAAAAATATGGCAAAATGTGGCGACAATATGCTCCTGTTCTCTTAGCTGGTTTTTCATGTGGAATGGGACTGACAGGTATGTTTGCAATGGGCTGCACATTAATACTTAAGTCTCTTGGAAAGTTAGCCTACTAA
- a CDS encoding PqqD family protein, translating to MALFRKKKSSAPELSRTQALSFKPVKNQDVKEERNNTENLLLVYPLQLKPLLADVAKRFGMWKDNHAPLKKLELDEMGKFVWERIDGNKSVKKIATEFAMEYNVLQREAEVATASFLKDLGKRGLIAFTENQIRNR from the coding sequence ATGGCATTATTTCGTAAAAAGAAATCCAGTGCGCCGGAACTTTCAAGAACTCAGGCATTATCGTTTAAGCCCGTAAAGAATCAGGATGTTAAAGAAGAGAGAAACAATACTGAGAATCTTCTACTGGTATATCCGCTACAGTTGAAACCGTTGCTTGCTGACGTGGCAAAGAGGTTTGGAATGTGGAAAGATAACCACGCCCCTCTGAAAAAACTGGAATTGGATGAAATGGGTAAATTTGTATGGGAAAGGATAGACGGGAATAAATCAGTAAAAAAAATAGCTACAGAATTTGCTATGGAATATAATGTGCTGCAACGAGAGGCAGAGGTTGCAACCGCATCGTTTTTAAAAGATCTTGGCAAGCGTGGGCTGATAGCTTTTACAGAAAATCAAATCAGGAACAGGTAA
- a CDS encoding MerR family transcriptional regulator — protein MGDQLLSLREIGRRLGIPPSTIVYYKDRYNRYIPSSCGSGRRQKYPMEVLEIFRRIREMYGMNWTTDQIEKELSLKFSLLVDRINNDQQVINDAGLDHSSDVHAIVSSLSAVLGKISDMLANQTLFQSEIRDLRDEVAEMRKEKRSLESRLTSKIQTLSLEVEKLNKDRDNLFSRLNGSHKFEDQDVSMFPDEKYLENPLVIRNSHGDYLGVLGREKRHFSLENFVDLLESSITSRRSVDINWKKGHDSWKLVIVARDNDSGEDKEIILSTRKVKTPSDNIVTQIVEMSINEKEVPQALLLSLFKQIKDSFA, from the coding sequence ATGGGCGATCAGCTTTTAAGTCTAAGAGAAATAGGTAGAAGGCTTGGTATTCCTCCTTCTACTATTGTATATTATAAAGATAGGTATAACAGGTATATACCTAGCTCTTGCGGTAGTGGGCGTCGTCAGAAATATCCAATGGAAGTTTTGGAAATTTTTAGGAGGATTAGAGAAATGTATGGAATGAATTGGACAACTGATCAAATTGAAAAAGAATTATCTTTAAAATTTAGTCTGTTAGTTGATAGAATAAATAATGATCAACAAGTGATCAATGATGCCGGACTTGATCACTCAAGTGATGTGCATGCCATCGTCAGCAGTTTATCAGCAGTTTTAGGTAAAATTTCAGATATGCTGGCAAACCAGACTCTTTTTCAGTCTGAAATCAGAGATCTCCGGGATGAAGTTGCCGAGATGAGAAAAGAAAAAAGATCTCTTGAAAGCAGGCTTACAAGCAAAATTCAGACTCTCTCACTTGAAGTGGAGAAATTGAATAAAGATCGCGATAATCTTTTTTCAAGACTGAATGGTTCACATAAGTTTGAAGATCAGGATGTTTCAATGTTTCCGGACGAAAAATACCTTGAGAATCCTTTGGTAATAAGAAATTCCCACGGAGATTATCTAGGTGTGCTGGGGAGAGAGAAGCGGCACTTTTCTCTGGAAAATTTTGTTGACCTTCTCGAAAGCAGTATAACTTCAAGAAGAAGTGTGGATATAAACTGGAAGAAGGGACACGATTCTTGGAAACTGGTTATTGTTGCCAGAGATAATGATTCTGGAGAAGATAAGGAAATAATTTTGTCTACTAGGAAAGTAAAAACACCAAGTGACAATATTGTAACCCAAATAGTCGAGATGTCTATCAATGAAAAGGAAGTACCACAAGCTCTTTTGCTTAGTCTTTTCAAGCAAATAAAGGATAGTTTTGCATAA
- a CDS encoding Hpt domain-containing protein, with product MNKPIEKIDCELEPLIEKFMKNSWSDFEIMQNAYSKKNYTEVQRIGHNIKGSSLNYGFLLMGELGRKIEISAAGENDVELEGLLNDFKDYLENVVVEFVD from the coding sequence ATGAATAAGCCTATTGAAAAAATTGATTGTGAATTAGAACCATTGATTGAAAAATTTATGAAAAATTCATGGTCTGATTTTGAAATTATGCAGAATGCTTATTCTAAAAAGAATTACACTGAGGTTCAGCGGATTGGTCACAATATCAAAGGCTCCTCACTAAATTACGGTTTTCTGCTGATGGGAGAACTTGGCAGAAAAATTGAAATATCTGCTGCAGGTGAGAATGATGTTGAGCTAGAGGGGCTTTTGAATGATTTTAAGGATTATCTTGAAAATGTTGTTGTTGAGTTTGTAGACTGA
- a CDS encoding Tim44 domain-containing protein, whose protein sequence is MKLSRILILLLTVFCIVAFVAAEASAKRFGGGRSFGGRSSYSNSFSRSAPSSSRSFGSSSRSSQTSSRTGFGRGGMGLMGGLLAGSLLGSMFFGRGGMGMGPGLLDFVLIGIVIFFALKFFRNRGRGSSGMQDGYYRRGPDQDYSDRNNYSKTTFERRSDSAWDHLSSKPSGNASHDQQAPEGAVPPDFDQEDFLKGAKAMYTRLQNSWDDRNLEDIKAFTTNDVYTEIARQASEDPGPSTTEILLVNARLLEVKDEGKDTVATVYYDVLLREDPSQSQPSQVREVWHFMKDNTSNGMWRLDGLQQLED, encoded by the coding sequence ATGAAACTTTCAAGAATTTTGATTTTGTTGCTCACTGTTTTTTGCATAGTCGCTTTTGTCGCGGCTGAAGCAAGTGCAAAAAGATTTGGAGGAGGACGCTCTTTCGGTGGTCGCTCTTCTTATTCAAATAGTTTCAGCAGGTCTGCACCTTCTTCTTCAAGAAGCTTTGGTTCCAGTTCCAGAAGTTCTCAAACTTCTTCCCGTACGGGCTTCGGCCGTGGTGGAATGGGCTTAATGGGCGGACTGCTTGCCGGATCTTTGCTTGGCTCCATGTTTTTTGGCAGAGGAGGCATGGGCATGGGACCGGGACTGCTCGATTTTGTTTTAATAGGTATTGTCATATTCTTTGCTTTGAAATTTTTTAGAAATCGTGGCCGCGGCTCTTCCGGAATGCAGGACGGTTACTATAGGAGAGGGCCTGATCAGGATTACTCTGATAGAAATAATTATTCAAAAACGACTTTTGAACGCCGATCAGATTCGGCATGGGATCATCTGTCATCAAAACCTTCAGGGAATGCTTCTCACGATCAGCAAGCCCCTGAAGGAGCTGTCCCGCCTGATTTTGATCAGGAGGATTTCCTCAAGGGAGCTAAAGCCATGTATACAAGGCTTCAAAACTCTTGGGATGATAGAAACCTTGAAGATATAAAAGCTTTTACGACAAACGATGTTTATACGGAAATAGCTAGGCAGGCATCCGAAGACCCAGGTCCGTCGACTACAGAAATCCTTTTGGTAAATGCGAGACTTCTGGAAGTTAAGGATGAAGGAAAGGATACTGTGGCAACGGTTTATTATGATGTTCTGCTGCGTGAAGACCCAAGCCAGTCACAACCTTCACAGGTTCGAGAGGTCTGGCACTTTATGAAAGACAATACGTCTAACGGAATGTGGAGACTTGACGGGCTTCAACAATTGGAAGACTAA
- a CDS encoding response regulator: MRILVVEDELASRKFMTHVMGRYGECLFATDGAEAVTMFKQALLDNDPFDLVCMDIMMPRMDGHEALKMLRKVEKANGIKPKDEVKVIMTTALSDPKNVVEAYYQGGATSYLPKPISIESVEGVMSELGFLQINN; encoded by the coding sequence ATGCGCATTCTTGTTGTGGAAGATGAACTTGCCAGCAGAAAATTTATGACCCATGTGATGGGCCGGTATGGTGAATGTCTTTTTGCGACGGATGGAGCAGAAGCTGTTACCATGTTTAAACAGGCCTTATTGGATAATGATCCGTTTGACTTGGTTTGCATGGATATAATGATGCCCAGAATGGATGGGCATGAAGCCCTCAAGATGTTGCGTAAGGTTGAAAAAGCAAATGGAATCAAACCTAAAGATGAAGTTAAAGTTATAATGACAACAGCTTTAAGTGATCCTAAAAATGTAGTTGAAGCATATTATCAGGGTGGAGCAACTTCATATCTGCCTAAGCCTATAAGTATTGAGTCGGTTGAAGGCGTTATGTCTGAACTCGGTTTTTTGCAGATAAACAATTAA
- a CDS encoding HD domain-containing protein, which produces MFDLDILVRKFEIFTQNYLNSDSEFPENFNLKYSHTFNVLENCFNLTKATELEEKIINSALTACLFHDIGRFPQFKKYGTFNDNESVNHARLGVGVLCSQKFLTDLPDQMRRTVYGAIALHNRRSIPENIRQELKTVTEIVRDCDKIDIMRVLLDSISSPDENGNVPFLGLKEIPEMLSENILLSINKHQSALYSDMKCVNDFRLMLLSWSYDLNFRWSRQEIIRRGYINKIFGSLPDVRQIKELRPEILKVLNQ; this is translated from the coding sequence ATGTTTGATCTAGACATTTTAGTCAGGAAATTTGAAATTTTCACCCAAAATTACTTAAATTCCGACTCTGAATTCCCAGAAAATTTCAATCTAAAATACAGCCACACTTTCAACGTTCTTGAAAACTGCTTTAATTTGACAAAAGCAACAGAGCTTGAAGAAAAAATCATCAACAGTGCTTTAACAGCCTGTCTCTTCCATGATATTGGGAGATTTCCACAATTCAAAAAATACGGCACATTCAATGACAATGAGTCAGTGAACCATGCCAGACTCGGAGTAGGTGTACTTTGCTCCCAAAAATTTCTCACAGATCTGCCTGATCAAATGAGAAGAACCGTTTACGGGGCCATTGCCCTGCATAACCGAAGATCAATCCCTGAAAATATCAGGCAGGAGCTAAAGACTGTTACTGAAATTGTCAGAGATTGCGATAAAATTGATATAATGAGAGTCCTGCTGGACTCAATTTCTTCTCCGGATGAAAACGGTAATGTACCCTTCCTAGGGTTAAAAGAGATCCCGGAGATGTTAAGCGAAAATATATTGCTAAGTATTAATAAACATCAGTCTGCTCTTTATTCAGATATGAAATGTGTAAATGATTTCAGATTGATGCTACTAAGTTGGTCCTACGACCTGAACTTCAGATGGAGCAGGCAGGAAATTATCAGGAGAGGATATATAAACAAAATTTTTGGGAGTCTGCCGGACGTTCGTCAAATAAAGGAATTGCGCCCGGAAATCTTAAAAGTTTTAAACCAGTAA
- a CDS encoding NAD(P)/FAD-dependent oxidoreductase: MSDTNYDVVILGTGPAGLQAAIHSARKNVSVLILGKQDKSSLKWAHIENFCCMSSIEGSKILKTGMEQAQTFGAVFLDEDVLKIAAPDQAESEGATFTITTESKEIKAKSVIIATGTTRNKLGVPGEKEYLGKGVSYCVDCDGNFFRNEPVAVVGDESAAAGGALHMAALTENVHLICKEINFSNDLLEKLTDKNVKIHKNVEVTEIEGNGQVNGLVLDNGVTLPVNGVFIELGAKGVMSLAGTLGVALDDSMKFIQTDKQQKTNVPGIFAAGDICGPPLQMAKAIGEGCVAGINSANYAKKH, encoded by the coding sequence ATGAGTGATACCAATTATGATGTTGTTATTTTAGGAACAGGACCTGCCGGCCTTCAGGCTGCCATTCATTCTGCCAGAAAAAATGTATCTGTCCTCATTCTCGGCAAGCAGGACAAAAGCAGCCTGAAATGGGCGCATATTGAAAATTTCTGCTGCATGAGCAGTATTGAAGGATCAAAGATACTTAAAACAGGTATGGAGCAGGCCCAGACATTCGGAGCAGTTTTTCTTGATGAAGATGTACTTAAAATTGCAGCTCCAGATCAGGCAGAATCTGAAGGTGCTACCTTCACTATCACTACTGAAAGTAAAGAAATTAAAGCAAAATCAGTTATTATAGCAACAGGCACAACCCGCAACAAACTTGGAGTCCCCGGAGAAAAAGAATACCTTGGAAAAGGTGTCAGCTATTGCGTAGATTGCGATGGTAACTTTTTCAGAAATGAACCGGTTGCAGTTGTGGGTGATGAAAGTGCCGCAGCTGGTGGAGCTCTTCACATGGCTGCGCTGACTGAAAATGTTCATTTAATATGCAAAGAAATTAATTTTTCAAATGATCTTCTGGAAAAACTGACAGATAAAAATGTCAAAATTCATAAAAATGTTGAAGTAACTGAGATTGAGGGAAATGGTCAGGTTAATGGGCTGGTTCTCGATAACGGAGTTACTCTTCCTGTCAATGGAGTCTTCATCGAACTGGGAGCCAAAGGCGTAATGTCTTTAGCAGGAACATTGGGTGTAGCACTTGATGACAGCATGAAATTTATACAGACCGACAAACAGCAAAAAACAAACGTGCCGGGAATTTTTGCAGCTGGCGACATTTGCGGACCGCCGCTTCAAATGGCAAAAGCAATAGGAGAAGGTTGCGTTGCCGGAATAAATTCAGCTAATTATGCTAAAAAACATTAA